From Thalassoglobus sp. JC818, one genomic window encodes:
- a CDS encoding YggS family pyridoxal phosphate-dependent enzyme, translating to MSSPHQTLLNRILTDNLKNVVDTIESTCLRCDRDPSEIKLIAVTKYAPLEAVRELNRIGLRVYGENRPQQLVERAETLVKDSGWSPSEWHLIGQLQRNKVRAVLPHVGLIHSIDSVKLLSHVDRVAEENGASPAVLLQVNTSGEESKSGFTPEKLLEDWEQITAFDNVRLRGLMTMAPFTEETTRVRKTFSELRRILADLNATGQLPSMTELSMGMSSDYQIAIEEGATMIRLGSTLFEGTSELSTDT from the coding sequence ATGAGTTCACCGCATCAAACCCTCTTGAATCGGATTCTCACCGACAATCTCAAGAACGTCGTCGACACGATCGAGTCGACGTGTCTTCGATGCGACCGCGATCCAAGTGAAATCAAGCTGATCGCCGTCACGAAATACGCTCCACTAGAGGCTGTCCGCGAACTCAACCGGATCGGACTGCGTGTCTACGGAGAAAACCGCCCCCAACAACTGGTCGAGCGGGCTGAAACACTCGTCAAAGACTCGGGCTGGTCTCCGTCGGAATGGCATCTGATTGGCCAACTGCAGCGAAACAAGGTGCGGGCTGTTCTTCCTCACGTTGGACTCATTCACTCGATCGACTCAGTCAAACTCCTGTCTCATGTTGACCGAGTTGCAGAAGAAAACGGCGCCTCTCCCGCCGTCCTACTGCAGGTCAACACTTCTGGTGAAGAGTCCAAAAGTGGATTCACGCCTGAGAAGCTGTTGGAAGATTGGGAGCAAATCACCGCATTCGACAACGTTCGGCTGAGGGGCTTAATGACGATGGCCCCCTTCACCGAAGAGACGACAAGAGTCCGCAAGACCTTCTCCGAACTGCGGAGAATTCTCGCCGACCTCAACGCTACCGGCCAGCTCCCTTCCATGACTGAACTCTCGATGGGCATGAGCAGCGACTATCAAATTGCGATCGAAGAAGGTGCGACGATGATCCGCCTCGGAAGCACCCTTTTTGAGGGCACGAGCGAACTCTCAACAGACACCTGA
- a CDS encoding DUF1501 domain-containing protein yields the protein MVTPLQAMSSRRQILQSATCGIGYLALMGLCKDALAVDEVKPPLHPKIPHHPARAKQLIFLHMRGGPSAMETFERKPELDAQAGKAAKSKSRKLTPSHWKWRQRGESGLWVSDLFHHQAQHADDLCVLSGMHTDISNHTPAMLQLHTGSFAFTRPSMGAWILYGLGTENQDLPGFVSLCPPLINGGAKNYGSAFLPAIYQGTAIGDIKTPIQDAEIGNIKNGRLSHQQQRRQLDLIQAMNRSTSTAHPADSQIDGVIESFELAFRMQAEVPTVFDISGETQSMLDRYGIGEKKPSDNFGRQCLLARRMIESGVRVVEVCDEFWDQHNNLVKGHEARAAATDQPIGALLADLKERGMLDDTLVVWGGEFGRTPDTAQKTLDGRDHNAKGYTMWLAGGGVRGGFQHGKTDELGYEAVEGRVHLHDLHATILHLLGLDHKELTYRYAGRDFRLTDVHGVVVDEVLS from the coding sequence ATGGTGACACCGCTTCAAGCGATGAGTTCGCGAAGGCAAATTTTGCAATCTGCGACGTGTGGCATCGGCTACCTGGCATTGATGGGGCTGTGCAAGGACGCTCTGGCTGTCGACGAAGTGAAGCCTCCGCTTCACCCCAAGATTCCGCATCATCCCGCCCGTGCGAAGCAGCTGATTTTCCTGCACATGCGTGGCGGTCCATCTGCCATGGAGACGTTCGAACGTAAGCCGGAGCTCGATGCTCAGGCGGGAAAGGCTGCGAAATCGAAGTCACGAAAGCTGACTCCGTCGCATTGGAAGTGGCGACAGCGAGGCGAGTCGGGTTTGTGGGTCTCGGATCTGTTCCATCATCAGGCACAGCACGCGGATGACCTTTGCGTTCTTTCCGGGATGCACACAGATATTTCCAATCACACGCCTGCGATGTTGCAGCTGCATACCGGCAGTTTCGCATTTACCCGCCCGTCGATGGGGGCCTGGATTCTTTATGGGCTGGGAACAGAGAATCAGGACTTGCCAGGTTTTGTGAGCCTTTGTCCTCCGTTGATCAACGGGGGAGCGAAAAATTACGGATCGGCGTTTTTGCCAGCGATTTATCAGGGAACGGCGATCGGGGATATCAAAACGCCGATTCAAGATGCGGAGATTGGGAATATCAAGAACGGCCGTTTGTCGCATCAGCAGCAACGTCGCCAGCTCGATTTGATTCAGGCGATGAACCGGTCGACTTCTACAGCTCACCCGGCTGATTCCCAAATTGACGGAGTGATCGAGTCGTTTGAACTCGCGTTCCGGATGCAAGCTGAGGTACCCACTGTGTTCGATATCTCTGGGGAAACGCAATCGATGCTTGATCGCTACGGAATTGGAGAGAAGAAACCAAGTGACAACTTCGGTCGACAGTGCCTTCTCGCCCGACGGATGATTGAATCGGGAGTTCGGGTGGTGGAGGTTTGCGATGAGTTTTGGGATCAGCACAATAATCTCGTCAAAGGCCACGAGGCGCGTGCCGCAGCTACGGATCAGCCCATTGGTGCTCTATTGGCGGACCTCAAGGAGCGAGGGATGCTCGATGACACTCTAGTTGTCTGGGGTGGAGAATTCGGAAGAACTCCCGACACTGCACAGAAAACTTTGGACGGTCGCGACCACAATGCCAAAGGATACACGATGTGGTTGGCGGGAGGAGGGGTTCGAGGAGGTTTTCAGCACGGCAAGACCGACGAACTCGGGTATGAAGCTGTCGAGGGACGCGTTCATTTACACGATCTTCATGCCACCATCCTGCATTTGCTGGGGCTGGACCATAAAGAACTGACGTATCGCTACGCAGGCCGTGATTTCCGCCTGACCGATGTTCACGGAGTGGTTGTTGATGAAGTGTTGAGTTAA
- the rplC gene encoding 50S ribosomal protein L3 has protein sequence MPVGLLGKKVGMTQVYDANGVVVPVTVIELGPCTVLQVKTVDSDGYEAVQVGFEDKLSQKDLARPEGQRKRTRANRAERGHVVALKSKRQQAMAERGVEAPPKAGCEAKRFVREFRVDGEQHGLDVGQELKADVFADVKAVDVVATSKGRGTTGVMKRHNFQGQRATHGVKKVHRMPGGIGQATDPARVWKGKRMAGRYGGTQVTVRNLDVVSVDAENNMLLINGAVPGPNGGYVVVRVAK, from the coding sequence ATGCCAGTTGGGCTCCTCGGAAAAAAAGTTGGAATGACTCAGGTGTACGACGCTAATGGTGTCGTTGTGCCTGTGACTGTGATTGAATTGGGGCCATGTACTGTCCTGCAGGTTAAGACTGTAGACAGCGATGGCTACGAGGCGGTTCAGGTTGGATTTGAAGATAAGTTGAGTCAGAAAGATCTGGCTCGCCCTGAAGGTCAGCGAAAGCGGACTCGAGCAAATCGAGCCGAGCGAGGCCACGTTGTCGCGTTGAAGAGTAAGCGGCAGCAAGCGATGGCTGAGCGTGGAGTCGAAGCTCCTCCAAAAGCTGGCTGTGAAGCGAAGCGATTCGTTCGCGAGTTTCGCGTCGACGGCGAGCAGCACGGTCTGGATGTCGGTCAAGAGTTGAAGGCGGATGTCTTCGCTGATGTGAAAGCGGTTGACGTTGTCGCGACGAGCAAAGGTCGCGGAACGACAGGTGTCATGAAGCGACACAACTTTCAGGGGCAGCGAGCAACGCACGGTGTGAAGAAGGTTCACCGTATGCCAGGGGGTATCGGGCAGGCGACAGATCCTGCTCGTGTCTGGAAAGGCAAGCGGATGGCCGGTCGGTACGGCGGAACGCAGGTGACTGTTCGGAACCTGGATGTCGTGAGTGTCGATGCTGAAAACAACATGTTGTTGATTAACGGTGCTGTTCCTGGGCCGAACGGCGGGTATGTCGTGGTACGGGTCGCGAAGTAG
- the rplW gene encoding 50S ribosomal protein L23, with protein sequence MAGIELESHQVVLRPLVTEKGVHQSEKYNAYAFEVNRMANKEDVRKAVEELWGVRVVAVRTQNRRGKPRRSRLNQGQTSDWKKAIVQLHEDDRINFF encoded by the coding sequence GTGGCTGGAATTGAATTGGAATCACATCAGGTGGTGCTTCGCCCGCTCGTGACAGAGAAGGGTGTTCACCAGTCGGAAAAATACAATGCGTACGCCTTCGAAGTGAATCGCATGGCGAACAAAGAAGATGTTCGCAAAGCAGTCGAAGAACTTTGGGGTGTTCGTGTCGTCGCTGTTCGAACTCAGAATCGCCGAGGAAAGCCTCGTCGGAGCCGTTTGAATCAGGGGCAGACAAGCGATTGGAAGAAAGCGATCGTGCAGTTGCACGAGGACGATCGAATCAACTTCTTCTAA
- a CDS encoding DUF167 domain-containing protein gives MPQTDHLEQLIETLDIAQQQDQILLRVKAIPGARRSGIVDVHDGSLKVAVTQVAEKGKANQAIRKLLSKSLKISQSNLSLVSGETSSKKVFAIKNTSASELKEAILNALSSTK, from the coding sequence ATGCCTCAAACCGATCACTTGGAACAACTGATTGAGACATTGGATATCGCGCAGCAACAGGACCAAATTCTACTGCGAGTCAAAGCCATCCCCGGAGCTCGTCGCAGCGGCATTGTCGACGTTCACGACGGATCACTCAAAGTCGCAGTGACTCAAGTCGCGGAGAAAGGAAAAGCCAATCAGGCCATCCGCAAGCTGCTTTCCAAATCGTTGAAAATCAGTCAAAGCAATCTCTCACTCGTTTCAGGAGAGACTTCCTCGAAGAAGGTTTTCGCGATCAAGAACACTTCTGCCTCAGAACTGAAAGAGGCGATTTTGAACGCTCTTTCATCGACCAAGTAG
- the rplD gene encoding 50S ribosomal protein L4, whose product MSEQVQVSAPVRDMSGGDQGVYEFDGADLADRISKQLLHDVVVMYEANRRQGTFRTKTRGEVAGNKKKMFRQKGTGNARMGTKRSPIRVGGGHAFAKRPRDFSYRLPKKAVRLATRMALLSKFQDSEATVVSGFQVDSPRTKPIADMLKNLGVGDSSVLLVIPEYDIDVWKSARNIPNLWVAPLKEMNAYSLLHQKNLVITQEAIDLAREGRLTPAESEAVSAG is encoded by the coding sequence ATGTCAGAGCAAGTTCAAGTTTCCGCGCCAGTTCGCGACATGTCCGGTGGTGATCAAGGTGTTTACGAGTTCGACGGTGCTGATTTGGCCGATCGGATTAGTAAGCAACTGCTGCACGACGTTGTCGTGATGTACGAAGCGAATCGCCGTCAAGGAACGTTTCGCACAAAGACACGTGGAGAGGTTGCCGGAAACAAAAAGAAGATGTTTCGGCAAAAGGGGACCGGTAACGCCCGTATGGGTACCAAGCGGTCACCGATTCGAGTTGGTGGTGGTCACGCGTTCGCAAAGCGACCTCGAGACTTCAGCTATCGACTCCCAAAGAAAGCTGTTCGATTAGCAACACGAATGGCTTTGCTGAGTAAGTTTCAAGATAGCGAAGCAACAGTTGTCTCCGGCTTTCAGGTGGATAGTCCTCGGACGAAGCCGATTGCGGACATGTTGAAGAATCTGGGGGTTGGTGACTCTTCGGTTCTGCTCGTTATCCCTGAGTACGATATCGACGTTTGGAAGTCAGCTCGAAACATCCCAAATCTTTGGGTTGCTCCGCTGAAAGAAATGAACGCGTACTCGTTGCTGCATCAGAAGAATCTGGTCATTACTCAAGAAGCGATTGACCTCGCGAGAGAAGGGCGGTTGACTCCAGCTGAGTCAGAAGCTGTTTCTGCAGGGTAG
- the rpsJ gene encoding 30S ribosomal protein S10, with the protein MASNERIRIRMEAFDHSVLDQSASEIVDTAKRTGAIVHGPIPLPTRIERYTVLRSPHVNKKSREQFEVRTHKRVIDIVQPTGKTIDALNKLSLPAGVDIKIKAST; encoded by the coding sequence GTGGCTTCGAACGAGCGGATCCGAATTCGGATGGAAGCATTTGATCATTCCGTCCTTGACCAGTCGGCGTCAGAAATCGTCGATACGGCGAAACGGACCGGCGCGATCGTTCATGGACCAATTCCGTTGCCGACTCGTATTGAGCGGTACACGGTTTTGCGGAGTCCTCACGTGAATAAAAAATCTCGCGAGCAGTTCGAAGTTCGAACTCACAAGCGAGTCATTGATATTGTTCAGCCAACAGGTAAGACGATTGATGCTTTGAACAAGCTCTCGTTGCCTGCCGGTGTTGATATCAAGATTAAGGCCTCCACCTAG
- a CDS encoding PSD1 and planctomycete cytochrome C domain-containing protein produces MHLLSSQSACLFRPNFLPVSFRMTCSNSSGSVRRLFVFPAFIISLCWGALSVNAEEFTQRQLEFFEKKIRPVLVERCYECHSAEAELSEGGLRVDLRDALLQGGDSGAAVVPSQPGESLIVKALEYRDGLEMPPDGRLDDKVVNDFRRWIEMGAPDSRQGQLKDEKKASPSIQELADSLWSLQPVVNPSVPEVSDEDWPQSPIDHFLLHKMEERQITPAPDASPEKLLRRVSLDLVGFPPSSDQVREFLSDPSFAAYERYVDALLASPQFGERWARHWFDVARYAESAGNSRDVLMPYAWRYRDYVIDAINDDVPYDRFVQEQVAGDLLDAETHAQRERLQVATGFLAVGSKSLNGGNLTLDLADDQIDVIGKAVLGLTVSCARCHDHKFDPIPTADYYALAGIFQSTETLYGGSTNRPKDLKSQLDVYLPLGAESELAQVDGYLKTADELADLKKKRTKATTKVRELEKELPENWKELEKSLKGSGDKVPAEVVAATEDEADEKVDEEEVGEDKEEESAELGIEEQIAAFRQAQQENQTLIRKIAELEEQKSPEVSFAVGVRDKEKVKDYPIQIRGEKNQAGEVVDRGFLSVVSLDGQHEISADESGRRELAQWLTDSSQPLTPRVAVNRTWMHLFGKGLVESIDNFGVNSTPPSHPDLLDHLAYRFVHEFAWSQKALIREIVLSRAYRLATSSNNQNERLDSQNETYWRGTRRRVDAEVLRDSMLGVSGELRLDRPEASIVTQIGEGEVGRGIKVELLEQDYPYRSVYLPIIRGIIPEFLKVFDFPEPSNPQGVRFATNVPSQSLFLMNSPFVLDCSEKAAQSLLDEEISDREMIEELYLRAFSRRPLPGEESRLLAYVDSWKSGSEDAGKTGESDSDSELKLWSTICQAVFASAEFRFVD; encoded by the coding sequence ATGCATTTGCTTTCGAGTCAGTCTGCCTGCCTGTTTCGCCCCAACTTCCTTCCGGTGAGTTTCCGCATGACGTGTTCCAACAGTTCTGGGAGCGTGCGCCGCCTGTTTGTGTTCCCCGCGTTCATTATATCGCTCTGTTGGGGGGCTCTTTCTGTCAATGCAGAGGAGTTTACGCAGCGGCAGTTGGAGTTTTTCGAAAAGAAGATTCGCCCTGTTCTCGTTGAACGTTGCTACGAGTGCCATTCAGCGGAGGCGGAGTTGTCTGAGGGTGGACTGCGAGTTGACCTGCGAGACGCTCTCTTGCAAGGCGGGGATTCGGGGGCAGCTGTCGTTCCGAGTCAGCCAGGGGAAAGTTTAATCGTCAAGGCGCTCGAATATCGCGACGGCCTCGAAATGCCACCAGATGGACGGCTCGATGACAAGGTTGTGAATGATTTTCGCCGTTGGATCGAGATGGGAGCACCCGATTCACGGCAAGGGCAGTTGAAAGATGAGAAAAAGGCTTCCCCCTCAATTCAGGAGCTTGCTGACTCACTTTGGTCGCTGCAACCGGTGGTCAATCCTTCAGTCCCGGAAGTTTCCGACGAAGACTGGCCGCAGTCGCCGATTGATCATTTTCTTCTGCACAAGATGGAAGAACGACAGATTACCCCAGCCCCGGATGCCTCTCCTGAGAAACTCTTGAGGCGCGTTTCGCTCGATCTGGTCGGTTTTCCTCCGAGTTCGGATCAGGTGCGGGAGTTTCTTTCTGATCCCAGTTTTGCCGCTTACGAGCGTTACGTTGACGCACTTCTCGCTTCGCCTCAGTTCGGCGAGCGGTGGGCTCGGCACTGGTTTGATGTGGCCAGATATGCGGAATCCGCCGGCAACAGTCGCGACGTTTTGATGCCGTATGCGTGGCGGTATCGAGACTATGTGATCGACGCAATCAACGATGATGTCCCCTACGATCGCTTCGTGCAGGAGCAGGTTGCTGGCGATCTTCTCGACGCGGAGACTCACGCCCAACGCGAGCGGCTCCAGGTGGCGACCGGGTTTCTGGCAGTTGGTTCAAAGAGCTTAAACGGCGGAAATCTGACGCTCGATCTGGCAGATGACCAGATCGATGTGATTGGAAAGGCGGTTTTGGGGCTGACTGTCAGTTGCGCTCGGTGTCATGATCATAAGTTCGATCCTATTCCCACGGCCGACTACTACGCTCTGGCTGGTATTTTTCAGAGCACGGAAACGCTTTACGGCGGGTCGACCAATCGTCCGAAGGATTTGAAGTCTCAACTGGATGTTTACCTCCCGCTCGGAGCAGAGTCGGAACTGGCTCAGGTGGATGGATACCTTAAAACAGCTGATGAATTGGCCGACTTGAAGAAGAAGCGGACCAAGGCCACCACCAAGGTTCGAGAGCTGGAAAAAGAACTGCCTGAGAACTGGAAAGAGCTCGAAAAATCATTGAAGGGATCGGGTGATAAAGTCCCAGCTGAAGTTGTTGCAGCCACGGAAGACGAAGCCGACGAAAAAGTGGACGAGGAAGAAGTAGGAGAAGACAAGGAGGAGGAATCGGCAGAGCTCGGAATCGAGGAGCAAATTGCCGCGTTCCGGCAGGCTCAGCAGGAAAACCAGACGCTCATTCGGAAGATTGCCGAGCTCGAGGAACAGAAGTCACCGGAAGTTTCGTTTGCAGTCGGCGTGCGGGATAAGGAGAAGGTCAAAGACTACCCAATTCAGATTCGCGGCGAGAAAAATCAGGCTGGGGAAGTGGTCGATCGCGGTTTCCTGTCCGTCGTTTCATTGGACGGACAGCATGAAATTTCGGCCGATGAAAGTGGTCGGCGCGAGCTGGCTCAGTGGTTGACTGATTCGAGTCAGCCACTCACGCCGCGCGTTGCTGTCAATCGGACCTGGATGCATCTCTTCGGCAAAGGGCTCGTCGAATCGATCGATAACTTCGGAGTCAATAGCACACCGCCGAGCCACCCGGATCTGCTCGACCATCTGGCATATCGTTTCGTCCATGAGTTTGCGTGGTCTCAGAAAGCCCTGATTCGTGAAATCGTGTTGTCGAGGGCGTATCGACTCGCAACCTCTTCGAACAATCAAAACGAACGACTCGATTCTCAGAATGAAACCTATTGGCGTGGGACTCGCCGCAGAGTGGATGCAGAAGTATTGCGGGATTCCATGCTGGGAGTGAGCGGAGAACTGCGGCTTGACCGCCCGGAAGCGTCAATCGTGACTCAAATTGGTGAAGGGGAAGTCGGCCGGGGGATCAAGGTGGAACTGTTGGAGCAGGACTACCCGTATCGAAGCGTGTATCTCCCGATTATTCGCGGAATTATTCCGGAGTTCTTGAAGGTCTTTGATTTCCCGGAGCCATCCAATCCGCAAGGTGTGCGTTTCGCGACCAACGTTCCGTCACAGTCCTTGTTTCTCATGAACAGCCCGTTTGTACTGGACTGCAGCGAAAAGGCAGCACAGTCGTTGTTGGATGAAGAGATCTCGGATCGCGAAATGATTGAAGAGCTTTACTTGCGGGCATTTTCGAGACGCCCTCTGCCGGGAGAAGAGTCGCGATTGCTGGCTTACGTCGATTCGTGGAAGTCAGGTTCAGAGGATGCTGGAAAGACTGGCGAGAGTGACTCGGATTCCGAGTTGAAGCTTTGGTCAACTATTTGTCAGGCGGTCTTTGCTTCGGCAGAGTTTCGTTTCGTCGATTGA
- a CDS encoding TolC family protein, translating into MIFLCAVLAIVSGCQHFTRKNADVPYLQAATAIKYPELDQVIDPVAHFTPRPVSLSSEVPTSFREISLEEAVKLALAKSTVFRDLGGVVLTTPGAVRTPMDPAIQETDPRFGPQAALSAFDATFAANLFFEKNDRALNNEFFGGGTRILRQEAMVYQAEIAKRTPFGSEFTLRNFIDYDDNNAPGNAFESAWNFNVEAEYRQSLLRGAGIDFGRIAGTSNIPGVYNGVLVARTNTDVSIADFELSVRDLVDEVEDAYWNLYFAYRNLASRIAARDAALATWRRVEALRDRGRIGGEADKEAEAREQYYRFQEEVENALSGQLFDGTTRSETGVYLAERRLRYLVGLPATGDEVLRPSDEPTRAEIFFDWEICLEECLANRAELRRQKWMIKRREMELLASRNFLLPELDVVALSRWRGFGENFARYHDSAPFASALGNFADGNFQETQVGVELAFPFGNRQAHAGVRNAEFLLARERALLFEQEQRVVHDLSNALAEVERSYRVLQTVFNRRQAAKERTEALQAAFDADKVPLNILLDAQRRLANAETDYDRTLISYSDAIRRMHLTKGTLLEYSGVHLSEGPWPEKAYEQGIDRLSRQKIIDNKLVPTHRVISTGTAEL; encoded by the coding sequence GTGATTTTTCTGTGCGCGGTGCTCGCAATTGTATCCGGTTGTCAGCACTTCACTCGAAAGAATGCGGACGTACCGTATCTTCAGGCTGCAACAGCGATCAAGTATCCCGAACTCGATCAGGTTATTGATCCAGTTGCTCACTTCACCCCGCGACCTGTCTCGCTGAGCTCAGAAGTGCCGACCTCGTTTCGGGAAATCTCTCTCGAGGAAGCCGTCAAGCTGGCGTTAGCCAAGTCGACAGTCTTTCGAGATCTCGGCGGAGTCGTGCTGACAACTCCGGGGGCAGTTCGAACGCCCATGGATCCAGCGATTCAGGAGACCGATCCCCGATTCGGACCGCAAGCAGCACTGTCGGCATTCGATGCGACATTTGCAGCGAATCTGTTCTTCGAGAAAAACGACCGCGCGTTGAACAACGAATTCTTCGGCGGAGGAACTCGAATCCTGCGACAGGAGGCGATGGTCTATCAGGCTGAGATCGCCAAGCGGACGCCGTTCGGAAGTGAATTTACGCTTCGCAATTTCATCGACTACGACGACAACAACGCACCGGGGAATGCCTTCGAAAGTGCTTGGAACTTCAACGTCGAAGCAGAGTACCGACAGTCGCTTCTCCGTGGGGCAGGTATCGACTTCGGCCGGATCGCTGGGACGAGTAACATTCCTGGGGTTTATAATGGGGTCCTTGTGGCTCGAACCAACACCGATGTTTCGATTGCTGACTTTGAACTGTCGGTTCGCGATCTTGTTGATGAGGTCGAGGACGCTTACTGGAATCTGTATTTCGCCTACCGCAACCTCGCTTCACGCATCGCAGCCCGAGATGCTGCTCTGGCCACCTGGCGTCGCGTGGAAGCTCTTCGAGATCGAGGGCGAATCGGAGGAGAGGCCGACAAGGAAGCGGAAGCTCGAGAGCAATACTACCGGTTCCAGGAAGAAGTCGAGAATGCTCTCAGCGGGCAACTGTTTGACGGGACAACGCGTTCTGAGACGGGCGTTTATCTGGCTGAAAGGCGGCTTCGGTATCTCGTGGGCCTGCCTGCTACTGGCGACGAAGTTCTTCGTCCGAGTGATGAACCAACTCGCGCCGAGATTTTCTTCGACTGGGAAATCTGCCTCGAAGAGTGTCTTGCCAATCGTGCCGAATTGCGTCGGCAGAAGTGGATGATCAAGCGACGGGAGATGGAGCTTCTCGCCAGCCGCAACTTCCTTCTTCCAGAGCTGGATGTCGTTGCTCTCTCACGTTGGCGAGGGTTCGGTGAAAACTTCGCCCGCTATCACGATTCGGCTCCATTCGCGAGTGCCCTCGGAAACTTTGCTGACGGCAATTTTCAGGAGACACAAGTTGGTGTTGAGTTAGCCTTCCCATTTGGGAATCGGCAGGCTCATGCAGGAGTTCGAAATGCAGAATTCCTGCTGGCTCGCGAGAGAGCTTTACTGTTCGAACAGGAACAGAGAGTTGTTCACGACCTCAGTAATGCTCTGGCGGAAGTTGAACGTTCTTATCGTGTTCTGCAAACCGTTTTCAATCGTCGGCAGGCTGCGAAGGAACGAACCGAGGCGCTGCAAGCTGCCTTCGATGCTGACAAGGTGCCGTTGAACATTCTGCTCGATGCCCAGCGACGACTGGCCAATGCTGAGACGGATTACGATCGAACATTGATCTCTTACAGCGACGCAATTCGCCGCATGCATCTCACCAAAGGGACGTTGCTTGAATACTCCGGAGTTCATCTCTCAGAGGGACCATGGCCGGAGAAAGCATACGAGCAGGGCATCGATCGCTTGAGTCGACAGAAGATCATCGACAACAAACTGGTTCCGACGCATCGAGTGATTTCCACCGGAACTGCTGAGTTGTAA
- the rplB gene encoding 50S ribosomal protein L2 yields MGIRFYKPVTPGRRGASVSDFAEITDPKKRPEKSLTVRLIRSGGRNHHGKITVRHRGGGHRKLYRIIDFKRRVDGVPMNVTHIEYDPNRSARIALIEYQCPESGKLVKSYILAPEGLKAGDTITNGENAEPTVGNCLPMSKIPQGTQIHNIEMQPGRGGQLVRSAGNYAVLNASEKGWAQVTLPSGEVRRLPANCRATIGVISNSEHSKIVLGKAGRVRWKGRRPHVRGTVMNPVAHPMGGGEGRNSGGRHPCSPTGKLAKGGNTRKRRKPSTKAIIRRRRSRRYGQKKA; encoded by the coding sequence ATGGGAATTCGATTTTATAAGCCAGTCACACCAGGGCGCCGCGGCGCGTCTGTGAGTGATTTCGCTGAGATCACCGATCCAAAAAAACGCCCAGAGAAATCGTTGACTGTTCGTCTCATTCGCAGCGGCGGTCGTAATCATCACGGCAAGATCACCGTTCGACACCGTGGTGGCGGACATCGGAAGCTTTATCGAATCATCGATTTCAAGCGTCGAGTCGATGGTGTTCCGATGAACGTGACACACATCGAGTACGATCCTAATCGCTCAGCGCGAATTGCATTGATTGAGTATCAATGTCCGGAGTCCGGAAAGCTCGTCAAGAGTTACATTCTTGCTCCTGAAGGACTCAAGGCTGGCGATACCATTACTAATGGTGAAAACGCCGAGCCAACTGTTGGCAACTGTTTGCCAATGTCAAAGATCCCGCAGGGGACACAGATTCACAACATCGAAATGCAGCCTGGCCGCGGCGGACAGTTGGTCCGAAGTGCCGGTAACTATGCGGTGTTGAACGCAAGTGAAAAAGGCTGGGCCCAGGTGACTTTGCCTTCCGGTGAAGTTCGACGTTTGCCGGCCAATTGCCGGGCAACCATCGGAGTGATCAGCAACTCAGAGCACTCGAAGATTGTGCTGGGTAAAGCTGGTCGCGTGCGATGGAAAGGTCGTCGACCTCACGTTCGCGGAACAGTGATGAACCCTGTCGCTCACCCAATGGGTGGGGGAGAAGGTCGAAACTCTGGTGGTCGTCATCCGTGTAGCCCAACCGGAAAACTTGCCAAAGGTGGAAACACACGCAAGCGACGTAAACCATCGACAAAAGCGATTATTCGCCGTCGTCGATCACGCCGCTACGGTCAGAAGAAGGCTTAA
- the rpsR gene encoding 30S ribosomal protein S18 gives MASLTKADIRKIRKKRARLKRKMTCRFCPDGVIPRPVYVDYKDVKTLKQLIDREGRILPRRRTGTSAIYQRAVRKAVLRARYIGLLPYVSDE, from the coding sequence ATGGCATCGTTGACAAAAGCCGACATCCGCAAAATCCGCAAAAAACGGGCACGCCTGAAACGCAAAATGACGTGTCGTTTCTGCCCGGATGGTGTGATTCCGCGTCCGGTCTACGTCGACTATAAAGACGTAAAAACACTGAAACAATTGATCGACCGCGAAGGTCGCATCCTGCCGCGACGTCGTACCGGAACGTCGGCAATCTACCAGCGTGCAGTGCGAAAAGCCGTCCTGCGAGCACGGTACATCGGACTGCTGCCGTACGTTTCAGACGAGTAA